The following are from one region of the Salvia hispanica cultivar TCC Black 2014 chromosome 1, UniMelb_Shisp_WGS_1.0, whole genome shotgun sequence genome:
- the LOC125189123 gene encoding putative B3 domain-containing protein At3g24850 has protein sequence MVLTDITRADFQPDELDPTADPFAMLLAMVGRESERIAAAEISEESLRGGSSRRKTLSQTLPPAEGLTNMIQNLSLRRGIAPPPPPRLVIQKLLFATDLSPQHNRLSIPISQINDNFLMEAEKHRLRGENKRSNYLEVKIMASETSWETVKLSRWDMRKGRGRKTSSIYVINGKWNAFVKKNNLTVGMVVQLWFFRLREELCFAVVQLPDSPA, from the coding sequence ATGGTTCTAACAGACATAACCCGAGCCGATTTTCAACCCGACGAGCTCGACCCGACGGCAGATCCTTTCGCCATGCTACTCGCCATGGTGGGACGAGAATCGGAGAGAATCGCCGCCGCGGAGATCTCCGAAGAATCCCTTCGCGGCGGCTCCTCCAGAAGAAAAACCCTCAGCCAGACTCTCCCTCCGGCTGAGGGTTTAACCAACATGATCCAAAATCTCTCTCTCCGGCGCGGCAttgcgccgccgccgccgccgagaCTGGTGATACAGAAGCTGTTGTTCGCCACCGACTTGAGCCCCCAGCACAACCGGCTCTCGATACCGATCTCCCAAATCAACGACAATTTCCTCATGGAGGCGGAGAAGCATCGCCTCCGCGGCGAGAACAAGCGGTCGAACTACCTGGAGGTTAAGATCATGGCGTCGGAGACTTCGTGGGAAACGGTGAAGCTCTCCCGGTGGGATATGCGGAAGGGGAGAGGCCGGAAAACGTCGTCGATTTATGTCATTAATGGTAAGTGGAATGCTTTTGTGAAAAAGAATAATCTCACTGTGGGGATGGTTGTGCAGTTGTGGTTTTTCCGGCTTCGGGAGGAGCTGTGCTTCGCGGTCGTGCAGCTGCCCGATTCGCCCGCCTGA
- the LOC125189129 gene encoding putative B3 domain-containing protein At3g24850, translating to MVLANITRADFQPDELDPTANPFVMLLAVVARESERIAAAEISTNPASRRKTLSRTLPPAEGLTTMIQNLSLRRGIAPPTPPRLVIQKLLFATDLSAQHNRFSIPISQIDNDFLTEAEKQCLPGSNYLEVKIMASEMSWETVKLSRWDMRKGRGRKMSSMYVINGRWNAFVRKNNLSVGMVVQLWFFRLQEELCFAVVQLPAPA from the coding sequence ATGGTACTGGCAAACATAACCCGAGCCGATTTTCAACCCGACGAGCTCGACCCGACGGCCAATCCTTTCGTCATGCTACTCGCCGTGGTGGCACGAGAATCGGAGAGAATCGCCGCCGCGGAGATCTCCACCAACCCGGCGAGTAGAAGAAAAACCCTCAGCCGGACTCTCCCTCCGGCTGAGGGTTTAACAACCATGATCCAAAATCTCTCTCTCCGGCGCGGCATTGCTCCGCCGACGCCGCCGAGACTGGTGATACAGAAACTGCTGTTCGCCACCGACTTGAGCGCCCAGCACAACCGGTTCTCGATCCCGATCTCCCAAATCGACAACGATTTCCTCACGGAGGCGGAGAAGCAGTGCCTCCCCGGGTCGAACTACCTGGAGGTTAAGATCATGGCGTCGGAGATGTCGTGGGAGACGGTGAAGCTCTCCCGGTGGGATATGCGGAAGGGGAGAGGCCGGAAAATGTCGTCGATGTACGTCATCAATGGTAGGTGGAATGCTTTTGTGAGAAAGAATAATTTGAGTGTTGGGATGGTTGTGCAGTTGTGGTTTTTCCGGCTTCAGGAGGAGCTGTGCTTCGCGGTCGTGCAGCTGCCCGCGCCCGCCTGA
- the LOC125189135 gene encoding uncharacterized protein LOC125189135: MLANLKLPDDGNPMVDGKLGDVSSHNPSHTCATSNDDSMDGQRGKLAVSVPDHHIKMDRIDDANSSLKTNNILLQSSRAFLFTSHTFPSRQFGSNPNPDQNPNPRSDGSNRLIPLGFPIPRDPPQRRPGRHPARRGGARNVNRRSLRRVEEKNDPTVFHPPPPEIREEPVRSGSSANPAKRRKLLGRGPLTYMIRQLSLQRGIPPPLPKLVIQKTLSRTDVDSNQNRLSIPISKIDDDFLTDAEKQRFRSENKRSNHVNVTIMAAAAVEELSTENVKLSRWDMHKGEGKNTYSIYAINEGMLVQLWFFRLREELCFALVQL, encoded by the exons ATGCTAGCTAATCTTAAACTTCCGGATGATGGTAATCCCATGGTTGATGGAAAATTGGGGGATGTTAGCTCACATAATCCATCTCACACATGTGCCACTTCCAATGATGATTCGATGGATGGCCAACGTGGAAAGCTTGCAGTATCTGTTCCAGATCATCACATCAAAATGGATAGAATTGACGATGCCAACTCATCTCTGAAAACCAACAATATTTTGCTGCAATCtt CAAGAGCATTTTTATTCACATCTCACACCTTCCCCTCCCGCCAATTCGGATCCAATCCCAATCCGGATCAGAACCCGAACCCGAGATCCGATGGATCCAACAGACTTATCCCTCTCGGATTTCCAATCCCAAGAGATCCGCCGCAACGCCGACCCGGGCGCCATCCTGCTCGCCGTGGTGGCGCGCGCAACGTAAATCGCCGTTCGCTGCGGCGCGTGGAGGAGAAGAACGACCCGACCGTTTTccatccgccgccgccggagaTCCGCGAAGAGCCCGTTCGCAGTGGCTCCTCCGCCAACCCGGCGAAGAGGAGAAAGCTCCTCGGCCGGGGTCCTTTAACCTACATGATCCGACAGCTTTCTCTGCAGCGCGGCAttccgccgccgctgccgaaGCTTGTGATACAGAAGACGCTGTCCCGCACCGACGTGGACTCCAACCAAAACCGGCTATCCATCCCGATATCCAAAATCGACGACGATTTTCTCACTGATGCGGAGAAGCAGCGCTTCCGCAGCGAGAACAAGCGGTCGAACCACGTGAATGTTACGATCATGGCTGCAGCAGCGGTGGAGGAGCTGTCGACGGAGAACGTGAAGCTGTCCCGATGGGATATGCACAAGGGGGAAGGCAAAAATACGTATTCGATTTACGCCATCAACG AGGGGATGCTTGTGCAGCTCTGGTTTTTCCGGCTCCGGGAGGAGCTGTGCTTCGCGCTCGTGCAGTTGTGA